GTCGTTCCATCTATGTTTAATCTATACAATGACCATTCCACATTAGAATTATTTGCCGCAAAATTGAAAACTTTAAATAAGCTTGATTGATTGTCTTCTCCTCTTGTAACATCCCTAAAGTTGAGCTCTCCATGCTCACTATCTTGTGAAGTTTCTTTTATCTTCTCTAACTCTGGGAGTATTGAGGTGTCTGTCACTTGTATTTCATTACCATTTGTATCCATCAAATAATCAAGGGATTCACCACCTTTGTTATCATAGTACTCAACTGTTCCATCACTTAGGAGCCTATATCGATCATCAGGTTGTTGTATCATCTCATCTAATGCACCATCTGGGTCAATACGGTTAATCGGATCGTTTTGTACAAAGTTGTATGGTGTAAGCCATTCTCGTTCCTCTGTCAACGGATCTGGGGATAACCATCGACTGACGATTTCAGGTTTCAAGGTCGCTTCCGAATATACCTTGTCGGTCTCTACAAACCCGACAATGGATTTAGTAAAGGGATT
The nucleotide sequence above comes from Flagellimonas sp. HMM57. Encoded proteins:
- a CDS encoding JAB-like toxin 1 domain-containing protein, whose amino-acid sequence is MKKLFLITIAVLCVSIGHAQNPFEKFGYTPKIGTLSKGKYIEHFDNDSIVRIGSVLFNPFTKSIVGFVETDKVYSEATLKPEIVSRWLSPDPLTEEREWLTPYNFVQNDPINRIDPDGALDEMIQQPDDRYRLLSDGTVEYYDNKGGESLDYLMDTNGNEIQVTDTSILPELEKIKETSQDSEHGELNFRDVTRGEDNQSSLFKVFNFAANNSNVEWSLYRLNIDGTTKFNLGSYGNRTLSPGGSKFDKSQWVAGIHSHPNIPTTTIREIGSMYGDRSRSQTQIRRNGQAAGLKYVYFPNSNNIYNISNRNTYVSFIRNTGGDYKRFFFGTLNTK